From Streptomyces sp. TLI_105, the proteins below share one genomic window:
- a CDS encoding CsbD family protein — protein MSGTEKSKAHTEQAKGKVKETVGRAVGNERMTAEGRADQTKGHARQAKEDIKDTLRP, from the coding sequence ATGTCGGGCACGGAGAAGAGCAAGGCTCACACCGAGCAGGCCAAGGGCAAGGTCAAGGAGACCGTAGGCCGCGCCGTCGGCAATGAGCGCATGACCGCCGAAGGCCGCGCCGACCAGACCAAGGGCCACGCACGCCAGGCCAAGGAAGACATCAAGGACACCCTCCGGCCTTAA